A genomic segment from uncultured Methanobrevibacter sp. encodes:
- a CDS encoding PfkB family carbohydrate kinase, which translates to MTLVLIGPACEDLIIIGDKENSKVGGASYFQSFVYEEFNEDYLAIVNASSEDLINSFPDKSKVKLILKDETHHFINEYPDKDNLDIRRQSTNFANVPILSDELKNIFEECEIDNDDIDAFVLTPLNSNDFPIETLEFLKTFEVPIYVSLQGFLRFMDEDNSMILKLSDNLDHVFDISDTIFMDESEFDIIKSEKFADSNLVITNGSKGSRIIEVGGTTIKINAVKCDNIVDATGCGDTYMAAYILAILNNKTLIESADFASRIASKKLENYGPYKKS; encoded by the coding sequence ATGACACTTGTTTTAATTGGGCCAGCATGTGAAGATCTTATTATCATTGGAGATAAGGAAAACTCAAAGGTAGGGGGAGCCAGTTATTTCCAAAGCTTTGTCTATGAAGAGTTTAATGAGGATTATTTAGCTATTGTAAATGCTTCAAGTGAGGATTTAATCAATTCATTTCCAGATAAATCAAAAGTTAAACTCATTTTAAAGGATGAAACACATCATTTCATTAATGAATATCCTGATAAGGATAATCTAGATATAAGAAGGCAATCAACTAATTTTGCAAATGTTCCTATACTCAGCGATGAATTGAAAAATATTTTTGAAGAATGTGAAATTGATAATGATGATATCGATGCCTTTGTCTTGACACCACTTAACAGCAATGACTTTCCAATTGAAACTTTGGAATTTCTGAAAACTTTTGAAGTTCCAATCTATGTTTCACTTCAAGGTTTCTTAAGATTTATGGATGAAGATAATTCGATGATATTAAAACTATCTGATAATCTAGATCATGTTTTTGATATAAGTGATACAATTTTCATGGATGAGAGTGAATTTGATATCATAAAAAGTGAAAAATTTGCAGATTCCAACTTAGTTATCACAAATGGTAGCAAAGGTTCAAGAATTATTGAAGTTGGTGGTACAACTATTAAAATAAATGCAGTTAAATGTGATAATATTGTAGATGCTACTGGATGTGGTGATACTTATATGGCTGCATATATATTAGCAATATTAAATAATAAAACTTTAATAGAATCTGCTGATTTTGCATCAAGGATAGCAAGTAAGAAATTGGAAAATTATGGGCCTTATAAAAAATCATAA
- a CDS encoding sugar O-acetyltransferase, producing the protein MKEIEKMQAGLEYCYDDEDISMMKLHAIENANVFNSLAEDDLDKQHEVLSEILGSVGEKVWIAKRFCFDNGKNIFIGNNFTGNFNLTILDIKEVYIGDNVMIGPNTTITTVGHPLSPKKRRDHLAQASEIRIGNDVWLGANVTILPGVTIGNNVVVGAGAVVSKDIPDNSLALGVPARVVKKLENDID; encoded by the coding sequence ATGAAAGAAATTGAGAAAATGCAAGCTGGATTGGAATATTGTTATGACGATGAAGATATTTCAATGATGAAATTGCATGCCATAGAAAATGCAAACGTATTTAATTCTCTCGCAGAAGATGATTTAGACAAACAGCATGAGGTATTATCCGAGATTTTAGGTTCTGTTGGTGAAAAGGTATGGATTGCAAAGCGATTCTGCTTTGATAATGGCAAAAACATTTTCATCGGCAACAATTTTACTGGAAACTTCAACTTGACAATACTTGACATCAAAGAAGTCTACATTGGAGATAATGTAATGATTGGTCCAAATACTACTATAACAACAGTTGGCCATCCATTATCCCCTAAAAAAAGACGAGACCATTTGGCACAGGCCTCTGAAATCAGAATTGGAAATGACGTATGGTTAGGTGCAAATGTGACAATTCTTCCTGGAGTGACCATTGGAAATAATGTGGTTGTTGGTGCTGGTGCAGTGGTCAGCAAAGACATTCCTGACAATTCCCTTGCACTTGGAGTTCCTGCGAGAGTTGTTAAAAAATTGGAAAATGATATTGATTGA
- a CDS encoding YgjV family protein → MDILSLPINIIIGNVISFFASIALILSCIVNDKREAYKYQVIEALILTVSSAFFLSWTGILTMLIAAARNYLVMNEKLSSKLAIMFIIITLIICPIINTMGLIGLLPMIGIIQLTICNYYLKTIKWIKVAFIVNVLIYAIYFIGIYDIVSCLTQVITAIIGFISLFKLIKNEKEEKII, encoded by the coding sequence ATGGATATTTTAAGCTTACCCATTAACATCATCATTGGAAATGTAATATCTTTTTTTGCATCAATTGCACTTATTTTAAGTTGCATTGTCAATGACAAAAGGGAAGCTTATAAGTATCAGGTTATTGAAGCGCTCATTCTTACAGTTTCTTCAGCATTTTTCCTATCATGGACCGGAATACTTACCATGCTCATTGCAGCAGCAAGGAACTACTTAGTAATGAATGAAAAGTTAAGTTCCAAATTAGCGATTATGTTCATCATAATTACCCTAATCATTTGCCCTATAATCAATACAATGGGCTTGATTGGACTTCTTCCTATGATTGGAATCATACAGCTTACCATTTGCAACTATTACTTGAAAACAATCAAATGGATTAAGGTAGCATTCATTGTAAACGTTTTGATTTATGCAATTTACTTTATAGGAATCTACGATATTGTATCATGCCTTACTCAAGTGATTACAGCAATAATTGGATTTATTTCATTATTTAAGTTAATTAAAAATGAAAAAGAAGAAAAAATAATTTAA
- a CDS encoding bile acid:sodium symporter family protein: MKRIFKLVEKYFFIIILIAVVIAVIIPNSFNWVMEEFMGINVINVLLGVILFGMGTTLKIENFVNVFKRPKEILLGVSAQYLLMPLIAFAIASILSLNEALTVGLVLVGTVPGGTASDVITFLAKGDVALSVSLTAVSTVISPILTPIITLLLIGNTIAFNPVDMFISIVQIVIIPIALGLFLNYKFPDFCEKLKDYLPALSSVVIAIIVAGVIGANKEAIISSSLVIIAAIVLQYFIAMLLGFAVGYLSGMKRKQMVTIAIELAFQNSGLSTSLAKTHFPALTLATVPGALYSVWQNFAGSILAYIFTKYFSNEE, translated from the coding sequence ATGAAAAGAATTTTTAAATTGGTTGAAAAATATTTTTTTATAATCATTCTTATTGCAGTTGTAATTGCTGTAATCATTCCAAATTCATTCAATTGGGTTATGGAAGAGTTTATGGGAATAAATGTTATTAATGTTCTTTTAGGGGTAATCCTCTTTGGAATGGGTACAACATTAAAAATAGAGAACTTTGTAAATGTATTCAAAAGGCCTAAAGAGATTTTGTTAGGGGTCAGTGCCCAATATCTGTTAATGCCATTGATAGCATTTGCAATTGCAAGCATCTTATCTTTAAATGAGGCATTGACTGTAGGGCTTGTTCTTGTTGGAACAGTTCCTGGAGGAACAGCATCTGATGTAATCACATTTCTAGCAAAAGGTGATGTGGCGCTTTCAGTTTCACTCACTGCAGTTTCCACAGTTATTTCACCTATCTTAACTCCAATAATCACATTGCTTCTGATTGGAAATACAATAGCGTTCAATCCAGTTGACATGTTCATTTCAATTGTGCAGATTGTAATAATTCCAATAGCTTTAGGATTGTTCCTTAACTATAAATTTCCAGACTTTTGTGAGAAATTGAAGGATTATTTGCCTGCATTGTCTTCTGTTGTTATTGCGATAATCGTTGCAGGAGTCATTGGAGCAAACAAGGAAGCAATCATCAGTTCATCTCTTGTAATAATTGCTGCAATCGTTTTGCAATATTTCATAGCAATGCTTTTAGGATTTGCGGTAGGTTACTTGTCTGGAATGAAGAGAAAACAGATGGTTACCATTGCTATTGAACTTGCTTTCCAGAACTCAGGATTGTCTACAAGTCTTGCAAAAACACATTTCCCAGCATTGACTTTGGCAACAGTTCCTGGAGCATTATATTCAGTATGGCAAAACTTTGCAGGATCAATTCTTGCATATATCTTTACAAAATATTTTAGTAATGAAGAGTAA